From a single Deltaproteobacteria bacterium genomic region:
- a CDS encoding branched-chain amino acid transaminase — protein MGVEKTELVWLNGKLIAWDEANVHILTHTLHYGLGVFEGIRCYRGDDGRSSVFRLKEHVERLHLSAKIVEIAMPWSREQVETAILDTLRANRMAEGYIRPIVYLGAGAMGLLPRDNPPQLAIVVWPWGAYLGDEGLERGIRAKVSSYTRHHPNVSMTKSKTCGDYVNSILAKREVTRQGYDEAIMLDTNGLVAECSGENIFAVRRGVVKTPPLVSVLEGITRDSVIRIARDKGIEVVETSLTRDELYCADEVFLTGTAAELTPVREIDDRQVGEGARGPITKTIQSTFFDAVHGRDRKYDSWLSPV, from the coding sequence GTGGGCGTCGAGAAGACCGAGCTCGTGTGGCTGAACGGGAAGCTGATCGCCTGGGACGAAGCCAACGTCCACATCCTCACCCACACGCTGCACTACGGGCTCGGGGTCTTCGAGGGCATCCGCTGCTATCGCGGCGACGACGGTCGCAGCTCCGTGTTCCGGCTGAAGGAGCACGTCGAGCGGCTGCACCTGTCGGCGAAGATCGTCGAGATCGCCATGCCCTGGTCGCGCGAGCAGGTCGAGACAGCGATCCTCGACACGCTTCGCGCCAATCGGATGGCCGAGGGCTACATCCGCCCGATCGTGTACCTGGGCGCGGGCGCGATGGGGCTGCTGCCGCGCGACAACCCGCCGCAGCTCGCGATCGTCGTCTGGCCCTGGGGCGCGTACCTGGGCGACGAGGGGCTGGAACGCGGGATCCGCGCAAAGGTGTCTTCGTACACGCGCCACCACCCGAACGTGTCGATGACGAAGTCGAAGACCTGCGGCGACTACGTGAACTCGATCCTCGCCAAGCGCGAGGTCACGCGGCAGGGCTACGACGAGGCGATCATGCTCGACACGAACGGCCTGGTCGCGGAGTGCAGCGGCGAGAACATCTTCGCCGTGCGCCGCGGCGTAGTGAAGACTCCGCCGCTGGTGTCGGTGCTCGAGGGCATCACGCGCGACTCCGTGATCCGGATCGCGCGCGACAAGGGCATCGAGGTGGTCGAGACCAGCCTCACGCGCGACGAGCTGTACTGCGCCGACGAGGTGTTCCTGACCGGGACGGCAGCGGAGCTCACGCCGGTGCGCGAGATCGACGATCGCCAGGTCGGAGAGGGCGCTCGGGGGCCGATCACCAAGACGATCCAGTCCACGTTCTTCGACGCCGTGCACGGCCGCGACCGCAAGTACGATTCCTGGCTCTCGCCGGTCTGA